ATGAGCAAAGCCGCCGCCAAATCATTAAGCAAGCGCCGGCAAATGTCATCCGTCACGTGAAACGCCTCCAGCACACGGCCGGCTTGACCGCCATTTGCGGCATAGCGCGAGAAGGTCAATGCGCTGCCTTGCTCCAGCATTGCTTCATAGTAATGAATCGTTTTATCTTCGCGATAAGGCGTCACGCTGCGCACTTGCGCGCGTTGCGCCAGGTCGTCCAATTCCACCAAATGAAAACTTTCCAGCAAGTAGGTCACACGTTTGCCGATTGCCGCAGCCTGTTCGGCCAGCAGGCTTTTGATTGCGATACCCGCCGGCAGCGAACCGGCGCGCACCGCCGTGATCTGGCGCACCAGAAATCCGAACTTGTCGAAATCCGCAATGGCAATTTTGAGATGGACGCCTTCCACAATTTCTTCATGAAGCCATCCCTCGCTCGATGGTCGCCGGGATTTGTCGTACTCCGTGTGGCGCAGCTTGTCAAGCTCGGCCACGACTTTCATGCCAAGATTCATAGGTACCTCCGTGGGTTTGTTGAAGGGATTGGTTTGTTGTCTTAATCCAGTTCCGTTTCCTTGTGCTGCTCGCCGTCGAAGGTCAACAGGGTTCTGGATTCATCCAGCATGGTTTCGAGATGAATCGGCCGCGTCCAGACGGTGTAGAGATTTCTCATCGTATCGCGCGCCTCATCGAGTTTGAGATCGATGCCTTCGTGGCGGTGCACCAGATACAACTCGCCGCGATTCCGGTAATTGCCGTCTTCGACCGTGATAAACGGCTGGCCGTGATTGGTGAGCATGAACAACAGCCGCTGTTTCACCATGTGAAACTCGCGGTCGGAAATCTCATAATAGCCATTGCGCTCATTGTAATCATAAACGAACATCTTGTGTTCGCGGCAGAACTCCGGCGTCAGAAACGCATCGATGAACGTGACGTCGTTGTAGAGCTTGCGCACCTCGAAGATTTTCTGGCGGCCGAGTCCGGCTTGCTTGTCCCAGTTTTTCTTTGTGCTGTAATCGTCGCATTCCTCGTATTCTTTGCCGAATTTGCCCTTATTCCAGCGCTCTTCGATGTCGCGAAACAATTCGATGCCGAGTTTGTAGGGATTCAAGCGGCCGGGACTGGTGAACAACGTGCCGGAATGATGATCGGCGTAATCGATTACTTCGGAATCGTTCAGAATGCGCTCGGTCATCATTTTTGAATGCCAGTAACTCGCCCAGCCTTCGTTCATGATTTTGGTTTGGCCCTGCGGCGCAAAATAATAGGCTTCTTCGCGGATGATGCTCAGCACATCGCGCTGCCATTTTTGCAAGGGCGCATATTCGATCAGAAATTGCAACACATCGCGCTGCGGCCGCTCTGGAACCTTGCGAAAGCGCTTCTTGCTCTCTTCCTCTTCCCTCTTGCGCTGTTCTTCGATGAAGGACGGCGGATTGATGAATTCCTCCAGATAATCTTTCGGGCTTTTGAATTTGTGTTGTTTAGGCTCGTCGGGCTTCTCTTCTTCCATCACCGGCGCCTGGCCGTTCTCAC
Above is a genomic segment from Cytophagia bacterium CHB2 containing:
- a CDS encoding SpoVR family protein, which codes for MSLPSNLSAIKDEIRGYAWEYGLDFYETIFEVIEYDELNEIASYGGFPTRYPHWRYGMEYEELSKSYSYGLSKIYEMVINNNPCYAYLMHCNNLVDQKLVMAHVYAHCDFFKNNLWFSKTNRKMMDEMANHATRVRRYLEQFGEEQVENFIDVCLSLENLIDPHLPFMGGENGQAPVMEEEKPDEPKQHKFKSPKDYLEEFINPPSFIEEQRKREEEESKKRFRKVPERPQRDVLQFLIEYAPLQKWQRDVLSIIREEAYYFAPQGQTKIMNEGWASYWHSKMMTERILNDSEVIDYADHHSGTLFTSPGRLNPYKLGIELFRDIEERWNKGKFGKEYEECDDYSTKKNWDKQAGLGRQKIFEVRKLYNDVTFIDAFLTPEFCREHKMFVYDYNERNGYYEISDREFHMVKQRLLFMLTNHGQPFITVEDGNYRNRGELYLVHRHEGIDLKLDEARDTMRNLYTVWTRPIHLETMLDESRTLLTFDGEQHKETELD